A stretch of the Dioscorea cayenensis subsp. rotundata cultivar TDr96_F1 chromosome 4, TDr96_F1_v2_PseudoChromosome.rev07_lg8_w22 25.fasta, whole genome shotgun sequence genome encodes the following:
- the LOC120258047 gene encoding fatty acid amide hydrolase-like translates to MKPGSSSTERVQEAVDCLPKDAEFAVNSNSDSDFRRWTIMDYSRAYSSRQTTPHLVAMRFLAAVKESSEPHINMSFFINYNPEDILRQAKESTLRYENGTPISVLDGVLVAVKDEIDCMSYPTTGGTKWYHKFRFSIEDAHIVKQLRSCGAILVGKTNMHEIGAGTSGINPHYGAVRNPYDIKKISGGSSSGSAAVVSAGLCPIALGVDGGGSVRIPASLCGVVGFKPTFGRVSHAGILPLNWTVGMAGVLAGTVEDALIAYAAISGDLQVRQPTPTPSLVPATNLPLLAITNSIGNIKLAKYEKWFNDSADEVRTSCEHALDMLRDHYGWETVEVTLPEIEEMRLAHYVTIASECNASLAPHLAKINFADMGWDVRVAHQVYRSFHSREYLNAQKIRNRQMYFHKEIFKHADVIVTPTTGVTAYPLQRDTFKTGELDYINGAALVRFMIAGNFLGLPAITVMVGCDRGGMPISIQFIGRPWSEATLLHLAYRLQAICSRSFKRPMIFYDLLKEETAGQ, encoded by the exons ATGAAACCAGGTTCATCATCTACTGAACGAGTTCAGGAGGCGGTGGATTGTCTTCCTAAAGATGCAGAGTTTGCTGTCAATTCTAATTCCGATTCTGATTTCCGGCGATGGACAATAATGGATTACTCGAGAGCCTATAGCTCTCGGCAGACAACTCCTCATTTG GTAGCAATGAGATTCTTAGCTGCAGTTAAGGAGTCTTCCGAGCCTCACATTAATATGTCATTTTTCATCAATTATAATCCTGAAGATATTCTAAGACAGGCGAAAGAATCAACACTCCGATACGAAAATG GTACTCCAATTTCGGTTCTTGATGGAGTGCTGGTTGCTGTTAAAGATGAGATTGATTGCATGTCTTATCCAACTACTG GAGGAACTAAGTGGTACCACAAATTTAGATTTTCAATAGAAGATGCACACATTGTGAAGCAATTAAGATCATGTGGTGCAATTCTTGTCGGGAAGACAAACATGCATGAGATTGGAGCTGGAACAAGTGGGATCAATCCTCATTACGG GGCTGTGAGAAATCCTTATGATATTAAGAAGATTTCCGGAGGTTCCTCAAGTGGCTCAGCTGCTGTGGTTTCTGCTGGATTATGTCCTATTGCACTTGGTGTCGATGGAGGAG GATCTGTCAGAATACCGGCTTCTTTATGTGGAGTTGTTGGTTTCAAGCCAACTTTTGGTCGTGTATCTCATGCGGG CATTCTTCCCTTAAATTGGACCGTTGGAATGGCTGGGGTTTTGGCAGGAACAGTCGAAGATGCTCTCATTGC TTATGCAGCTATTTCCGGGGACCTCCAAGTGAGACAACCTACACCTACACCTTCTTTAGTG CCAGCAACAAACCTTCCACTGCTAGCAATTACAAATTCAATTGGCAACATCAAATTAGCCAAATACGAAAAG TGGTTTAATGACTCTGCCGATGAGGTTCGAACCTCTTGCGAACATGCTTTGGATATGCTTCGCGACCATTATGGTTGGGAG ACAGTGGAAGTGACTTTACCAGAGATCGAAGAGATGCGTCTGGCTCATTATGTAACCATTGCATCAGAATGCAATGCTTCACTAGCACCGCATTTGGCAAAAAT AAACTTTGCCGATATGGGATGGGATGTAAGAGTTGCACATCAAGTTTATCGGTCTTTTCACAGCAGAGAGTATCTGAATGCTCAAAAGATCAG AAACCGGCAAATGTATTTTCACAAGGAAATTTTCAAACATGCTGATGTTATCGTCACACCAACAACCGG TGTTACCGCATATCCATTGCAAAGAGATACATTCAAAACCGGAGAGCTTGATTACATAAATGGAG CTGCATTAGTAAGGTTCATGATAGCCGGAAATTTTCTCGGGTTGCCTGCAATTACTGTAATG GTTGGATGTGATAGAGGTGGAATGCCAATCAGTATTCAGTTCATCGGAAGGCCATGGTCGGAAGCAACCTTACTGCATTTGGCTTATCGGTTGCAG gcAATATGCAGTAGAAGCTTCAAGAGGCCTATGATTTTCTATGATCTTCTCAAGGAGGAAACTGCAGGTCAAtag